The Peromyscus leucopus breed LL Stock chromosome 4, UCI_PerLeu_2.1, whole genome shotgun sequence genome segment CTGTTTAGTTCTTTGTGAGATTCTAAATTCCTGTTAACATTTTATAATCTAAAATCAAATTTTTCTGTATATGAAATGCATTCTGTACTCTCAGATATTTTCAGTGGCTCACTAAAGATTATCTTACGctcattttataatgaaaatctaTATACCATTTGAGATTTATATCTTTACACCTCCTTATATTGCTTTGTAGAAAACAATGCGAATTGGTCCACCTGATGTCTGCAGAATACAcctttatatgtatataccatattttcttcatccatttctAGTGTGGTTCCATTGCTTGGCTATGGTGTTTGATGACTAATTGATTTGGATAATATCTGCCTATCATATAGTAATGCTGTATgataaattttccttttagtttttaatctatATTCCAATTCTAATGATGGCTATATATATACTCCTCTTAGCAATATATGATGTTTCTTATCCCCATATTCATACTAGAAATATTTGCTGTCTGATTTGAGTGTAAGGTAGAAGATGTGCAGGACCATATTACTTCATGCATAGGATAGTTATGGCATGACATATgccagtgtgatttttttccccatcttgTGAAGTAAGTGCATCAGACTGATGTCAGGCTTGTGACAAGCATTTTTACcttctgagtcatcttgccagccctccaaatatattttaaaatgattaactaATCCCAAACTTATTGTTATTTGCTCcctttatatattgtttttattgatattattattcAATATTTTTAGATATGTTCTTCCTCTGTACATGGGTACCCgatttttttctatattgtcTAGTATGTCATCATATGAttgataatcctcctgcctcagaaatatgagtactaggattaaggACATGTCACACAACTTACAACTTATATAGGGATAATTCAGAAGCAAGAACAATATTTTCCCAGATATATTGCAGTCTTTCTAAAAATcatgtttatattatataaacttttttttttttttggtttttcgagacagggtttctctgtgtagctttgcacctttcctgcaactcacttggtagcccaggctggcctcgaactcacaaagatccgcctgcctctgcctcccgagtgctgggattaaaggcgtgagccaccaccgcccggcctatataAACATTTTTGTCATAGCACCATTGTATGAACTGTTGTACTGAGAGTATTTCATCATTTGATGAGGAGCAGATCATATATAGatgtaataataaaattacagaaCAAATACAATTATTTCAAATTTAGCAGCAATTATAATTACATGACCACAGCATAAAATGTTTTTGTCACTTATCACAAAGCAGTTAATAGAGTCTTATTTCAGTTAGAATGTAACAGATTACTGGATACAAATTAAAGATTCTCTTTCCTAAATTGAAAACACAAGGAGATAGTATAAGTTTCATAAATATTGATAAAAAGTAATGATAGGTCATATATAGCATATAGAAAGTATGAAAGATGGCTCATTCTGTGGATTGCTTTTTATATAATCATGAAGGACTAAGTATGGATTCCACTATCCATGTAAAATCTGTGCCAGGTATATGAATGTTATTCACATATTAGTGACAAAAATTATGTAAAGAAAGCTGGTTATTGCTGGCCTGTGAGTCTAGTCCTATTGGTGAATTTCAGGATCAGTTGGACAACTTATCTAAAATACAAGGTggaaagtaagaaagaagacAATAGATTAATTGTTAAATATAGGCCAAAATAATGAATAAGCAATAAATGCTTATTTCTTATTTCAATTACAAACATAAACAAATTGGGAAAAGAATATGCATAGATCCTGggcaaataacaaacaaataaaaaaataaataataattttctgtGTGATTTCTATAGGGTAAAGCCAATATTTAAAAGTGATAAATAATGTGATAGAATGTATAGATATTTAGATTTGATGAAATccagtggtagtttgaatagatGAACAATTGTAAAATGACCTTCTACTAAAGTAAAGCATTTGTACTTCACTCAGACCAATTTAGAAAAATAGCTAAAAATAGCTTTATATTAGCAGTCAACATTGGCATACAAATTAATAATTCATGAGATATATCAGATGGatttaaaacttttgaaaaaagttttaaagtattcAATACTAGAgattacaaagaaaaatcaaataactagaaatatattttctaaaataatgtttaaatagaAGAAAGACAATTCTGACTATGGTTGTAGAATATAAAGttaaaactataataataaaggaaattagAAAAATTCAATagcatgtaagaaaataaaaattcattatcaATTCTGTGTTAAAAATCAATCATTATAAGTGCAGTAAAAGGTGCCAATCATTgaattgcatttttctttcaatatcacatttctaaaataaaaaaaaatgtttggcaaatacatacatacatatacacagatagatataaaatagattatatatagatatagttgGCATTTCTCTCCCAGCTCCATCATTCGGTCTCCTCTCTGCCAGTCCATTTCCTAAAGTcatgcctttgtttttattttgtgaccaATTTAGTTTAATCAGGGCCGTTAGGACTATACATTGGAGCTTTGTACGTTCACAGTGTGTATTAAATTTAAAGTAATGGCTTTTCTCTTCCTGAATTTATCAGAAACAAATAGATTGCTTCTTCTCTCCCTGTTCGAAGATTGAGGACACCATTCAATGGCAGATCAGTGTAGATATCCACTGCTGTTACTATTTTGTGGCCTCAAGGCTGTGTTTTGACCAGAAAATTGAATTTCATAGCTCTAATCTCaagaattcatttttacataactTTAGAGAGTTATTTATATTAGACCAAGGCTGAAGAGTACGTAGAGTATTTTATATTGATCATAGTGGTTTTGTTTCCAAAAGTATTAATATAAGAAGTACATAAAGATATTGCAGCATGAAGATTTCTGACTTGAAAAATTTATGATATATCATGTTCAAAGCAATGTAAAATAAGCACAGTGTACTGACTACATATTCACTGAAAACATGTAGTAGTAAATAGGTTGCaaaaaataagactttttaaaaaaataaaatatcacaccaCATATCATTGTCcgaaaatatatgaagaaagcTGAAGCAGAGCATGGTGGCAATAAGAAAAACTTTGGGTGTATATATCTTACATAGACTTACATGTACAttatttgaaagagaacatgtgCCCAAGTGTCAACAACTGTTAGGCATTCTATTCAGTAAAATGGCAGTTTTGAAGTTGTAACCAGTATTTGCCTATAactaatttctattttaataatttactttgaACCCAAATTAGGAAATACAGATTATATTCTTTTTCTGATAGTTGTATTTTTGATTTAGCATaactgaaaataatttctaaaacaaCAGTCAATAATTTGAGTATACAAGCCATAGTTTCATCATACAATGCAATATCCTTATAATGTTAAAGCTGACATTTGTGATTATTTCCTCAAATGGATTTAATACATCATCATTAAACATTGTTTTGGAAATATTCTCCTCTATTGCTGATGAAATTGAGAGTTAAGCACCCTGTGAAATTTGTTATTTCATACCATAGGAGGATGCCATCTGAGACTATAtcacttttaaattttgctttactCATAAGGTAATAACAAGATTTGAGCATGGTATAGTTTTAAGAACTGTAAACATGTcttctattttttatattgaGTGTCCATAAAAACTGTGTGTATAACAAGTGTTTCAGTTTCTATTATAAAATATACTCTTCAAAACACATTCCTGGATATTTCCAAGAAATGTTTGTATAATGGAAATGCCACCACAATAAGACAATAAAACCTTTTGCTTATTTGTAGATGGAGAGGTCAGGGGGATAATGTAAATAAAGGAAAGTTGAGTTCTTAGCATAGTTGTTATTATTTAGTTGTTATTTGTCCAgagctctctctcttttctttatgacTCTACTGACAGCACATTTcacttctttgtttctgagactgtaAATGAATGGGTTCAGCATGGGGATCACAATAGTATAGAAAACAGATGCCACTTGATCCTTTCCCAAGGAGAAGGACTTATTTGATTTTAGATGAGTAAAGATTAAGGTTCCATAAAATATGGTAACTGCCAGGATATGAGAGACACAAGTTGAGAAGGCCTTTTGTTTTCCGGTAGTTGAATTGATCTTCAAAATAGTAGAAAGAATGGACACATAAGACACAGATATTGTAATAAGGGACAGCAGTAGGGTGGAACCAGCAAAGGCAAATATAATGAATTCAATATCATGTGTGTTGCTGCAAGACAGGGCTATAAGTGGGGGTGTCTCACAAAAGAAGTCATGGATGACATTAGACTTGCAGAAATCCAGTGAGTGCATGCATATCATATTAACAGTTGAATCCACAGCTCCAAGCACATATGAGCCAGTAAGAAGGGCACTGCAGAATCTGCTGGACATAACAAATGAATAGTGTAGAGGGTTACAGATAGCTACGTACCGATCATAGGCCATTGAAGACAGTAGAAAACACTCAGTAGCGGCAAAAAGGACAAAAAAGTACATTTGGGTGAAGCAGCCCATGAAGGAAATGCTCTTGTTTGAAGTCATCAGGGTCTCTAAGGTTTTAGGTGTGATGGCAGTTGAGTAACTGAGATCAAGGAATGACAGATGGGTGAGGAAGAAATACATCGGAGTGTGAAGCTGGGCATTTAGACGAATAATCAGCATCATGCCTATGTTCCCCAGCACAGTGACCAGGTATATCAGGAGAAACAGCACAGAGAGGACCAGCTGGATCTCCTTGGAATCTGTCAGCCCCATGAGGATGAAATCAGGCTTATTTGTGTGATTCCAGGAGTTCATTGTGAGATACCCTAAACTTTTTAGAAATTAAAGGTAACATCTGTGTTGAATAAATCTTAATacaatattttatgtatgtttacatattttcataattaatttctATTGCCTCAAAGTTGATATAGTTTTTTTGTGTATTATAAAGAACAAATGCCAGAAAGTGAAGCAtgacatttgtttattatgtaataAAGATAATAGAATTCTTTACACGTTCAGTGGAACATATATCCCTTCATTTGCAAAGAGAATCAAAGTGCAGAATATTAAATAACTACTGAGTGTTTGCATCAAATACCTcatgtttgtctgtatgtattcTGACTCCAGAATGTGCTTGTGATTCTGCATTTCTTTTCATCCTTAGTTCTTGAAATTTAAACATAACTTTGACTATACAATGAACAAAGCTAAAAAACCATTTTAAAGTactatttgcttttcattttcttgaaatatgAATTGGCTCTCATAACTAACAAATCacctttttaaagaaatcttgTTGGATGCATTAAAGTATATGACCATTGATAAAAAGATAATCTTTCCCAGCAATTTAAAGTTCTACTAAAATTACAGTTTCAAAATATGATGCTGACTTTTAAAATCTCATGTcactgacacattttttttttgcagaaatcCAGACAGTCCTTTTGATAGTTCCAATCTTAGTATGTACAAACAGTCTTACAATAAacaccttgttttattttaactgttCTAAGTTCTTATAAATTTCAGAATACTTACTATGAGTCAAATTGTTGGGAAACAACAACCACAGACCTCTCAATATCATATGCCTAAAATTTTgacaattttcagtttttttttcaaaaaataaaagaggaattaAGTTTAAGGACCTTAATGCCTCTGAAGCATGGCTTTCCTTCAGATTTTCAAATATtggtgtattcattttctttaaaaaggaaataagccaaaatattttattcagatCTTTTTGACTAGAGCATTCACAGTAGCTAAGagccaagtgagttctaggagctCCTATGAGTCTCAGTAGAGCAGTGTATGTTCTTCCTCTGTCCCTAATAATTTTATAGGGAAATATATGTAACAGTGCTTATCATCATGTAACCTGTGGTGATCCTCAGGGGCCAATTTTTAAGCAAGATTGGCCTGCTTTTGACAACCAAAGTTCAAGGAGTAATTGAGCCaaagtttcattttctgtagAAGCCCCAAAGTGAATGTCTTCTCTTCTACTGATACATTTGCAAGGTAGAATGGTCATATGCAGTCATTTTTTACTACTTCAGAAGAGAGAAGATGTTCATGGATACACGTGTTTAGCAGTGGTATTCTCAAGATGGTATATATGAAGTTTTCagtgagatatattttaaattgagaGAATGGTTCAATAAACAAAGGCTGTGTTCATTAAAAAGAATATGTTAAAATCAAATGTCAACATGCCTCATTTCTATAGTCtgcttatgatttatttttatttcaataaacaTGACAAATGAGATACAAAATTAAAAGTTACTGACCATTAAAAACACATAGCAGTACAAAGCTTAATCCATTTGTATGGAATCATGTTATATACTTTCTTAAATGAGAATGAACTGTCTTAAACTATGGTGTAAATAAAgctaaatgtttttttaagtttatttttatttattcttttactttttgtttttttgagacagggtttttctgtgtaggtttgtgcctttcctgtttcttgctctgtagaccaggctagccttgaactcacaaagatatgccttcctctgcctcctgagtgctgggattaaaggcttgcaacaCCACAGCTCAGCTGCTAAATGGTTTTTGACATATGTTTTCCTAGAGTGAAGaacaaaaatgataataaatcattttatacAGGGAAAATTAGAGTAAAAGACTCTTGTTAATCTGTCATcaatttaaaatcaattaaaagaggaaatgaaaaaatttttaagagaTATTGGTTCATAAGCAAGGCaccatattaaataaaatgaataatccTAAAAATAATTCCCATTGTAAGTCAATAtcttactgcctctgcctcctgagtgcttgaattAAAAATGTGAGACACTATGACAGGGTAGgcatagatttttaaattcattatcaAGGGTTTAATATCCAGtattccataaaataaataaaatagaaataaatccatATAAAACTAAGATAAACATGCTGATACAATATGTACATTATGTTTTTAAGAACGATCATATAGTGGTGAATTTCCATTTGACATTTTCAATGTCTTCAGTGTTAAGTGTGCCCCTTCATAGTATTTCTTTCACCTGGCCATCACAATCTCTGCCTCATTTAATCATTCTTGTTCCATTATTTCCCCTTCTTAAAGttacataattttataaagaCACAGCACACATCATCACTTAAGTCAAGAGCTCGTCTTATAGAAAGTATTATACTCAAAGCCATACCACCATTATATTTCATGTTATGATATTTTTGAGGTGAGTATTATGGAAAAAAGAACTTTTCTACATCCTATTATTAATATCCTACCTTACTAAACTAAAATGTTGGCAGTATGCCAGAGCTATTTTGTTTAGCATTCTATGATAGGGTATCAAAATATAGCTGCAGGTAAAGTTTTGGATGCAATGTTTCaatgaaggaatttttttttacagctttattgttgttttcaaatAAACAGTCATAGTCAttttcaaggaaagaaaagatgagcAAAAAGAATAATGATGATCTTACTTATACTTAATTATAtgatttaaatttgtatcaaattCATGAAGAAAAATACTCAGTCATTTTCATCAAAATTCCAGATCTCTCCTATTTTTCCAACAGTATTCAAGAAGCAAACtggtattttgaaaatatcttcatGGCTTGCTATTTGGTATGCAAATTGTATCCATCAATACagggaaattaataaaatttcaatCTTTCCTTATCTCAGTTCcacttctctaaaaaaaaaaaaaagtgacttcttTTGTCCATAatgatatgtttttaaattactttaaatttttggATACCATCTAAAGTTTTAATTGTGTTAAAACTATTGTCAAATTTCACACTTAACAAAATGCAATGCAAATGTCTTAAATACCTGAATAAAAGACTTGAAAATTTGAAGGTGATGAAGGAAACAGTATGGAAACTGCACCTAATTCTAGTTAGCTTCAGACTACTCCTCACACCCCATTCACACATCAAATCTGATGCATCTGAAGAGAAAACTCAAACACGATTAGCTGAACCTTTATCTGAGAGGTCATGGATACAATCAAATGGAGATCTAAGCACTCACCCAACAATATGAGACCAGATTTCTATCCTGAGAAACACTGCTGACAAAATCCATATGCCTGAGTCTCAGGCCAGAAAGATGCCATGAGAGTTaccaaagaaaatgtgaattaCTTCTAAAATTATTACCCCCATAGAAATGATTACTTAGATGAAACAATAGACAATGTGTTACAACTaggaattataaatattttgaaagaattaagAGAAGGCAGGACTAAATGCTAGAATGAAGataacaaagacaaaacatacagttgaatgaaatattgaaaataatctaGGGTATTACAATAGATATGAAAAACAGACATGCTAAAGAAAGgcaaacttgaaaagaaaaattcaaggaTTCAAATACAAAAGCTTATTAGAAATCCTCATCAGTAGATTGTTTAAAGTTAAAGAAAGACCGTCAGTTCTTGATGTCATGATAGAGGATTTGATCCATTgaaccaaagaaaatgttaaaccttTTAAAACCCAAGAAAGAAATAGCCATGGACTTTGTGAAAATGTCAAAATACCAAGTCTACAACTTATATGTATAGAGGAAGGAAAGTAAAGTCAGGTTAAATTCCTAACAATAGctaagaatataataaaaaaattcaaaattttaagaaagagagCTGTATCCAGGCACGAGAAATATGCATAATACTATAAACAACTAGAGTGAGAAAAGAATCTCCCTCTATCACATAAGAGTCCAAATACCAAAgtattgaagaaaactgaaatatcaaGTCCTAGATAAAGTCAGACCCATCGAAATAATAGCCAGTTTGTTGATGAAGACTTTAAAAGCCACAGGGATTCggctcagtattttttttttttttgagtaactGGAGATCACAAATTTTTCAGACTATGTTTCCCCAAAACTATGTCATAggcagaggaaaaataaaaaatttgggCCAGGTTAAAATAATTTGTGATGAATATTCCAACACTCCAGAAGATAGAAAAATGGGAGTACTTGTATCTGAAAAGAACATTAGACAAAAAGTGCCATGaggaataaatatataattttggaATAGTTAATAGAAAGAGTTATATGAAAacaataaatctctctctctctctctctctctatatatatatatatatatatatatatatatttcaataataacCCTTAATATTGATGGCCTCCACTTCTCTACTTCCTAATAAAGAGATCACACTAACATGTtgaatgaggaaaaaaagattCACCTTTCTGCAGCTTTGAAGAATCACCTCATAATCAATGATAGACACTACTTTATGGCAAAAGGATAGAAATAGATATTCTAAACAAattaaacaaggaaacaaaatggaATGAATATTCTAATAATTTATGAAATAGATTTCAATTCCAAACCTgtgagaagagataaagaagggtaATTCATGATCATTgaaggaaatactttaaaatgatattaCAATCCTAAACATGTATGATCAAATATAGTTATAACCAACTTCATAAATGAAATACTACTAGATCTAAAACAGCAGAATAACCACAGTGCAGTGTTATTGGTGGGACTGCCTTCAATATACCATGCCAACCCATAGTAGGTCATTcagacaaaactaaacaaacactggagttaaataatattctatttcaAATTGAAGTGACAGATTTCTAGTACTTTCCATCAGAACACTAAAGGGTACATATTTTTCTTAGCATCTGCTGGAGTAAGGATGAAAAATGCTTAGTCAGATTAACCAAagatataaagataaaataacatttaataagATTAGTAATGAAAATGGAACCATGAGAATACAGTGCCATTAAATTCTGAAAGTCATAAGAACATACTTTACTGAGGAAAGGGCAATAGAGTACATGGTAATGGATGAATGCGGATGGAGTTACTGGAAGGGCTGATTAAACTGAGAAGATGAAGTAAGAGGGGATAAGGGACAGAATACAAGCAAAGATATTTAAACTAAAAGCAGATTTGAGGAGTCATATAGAGACCTACTAGAGTAAAAGCTTctcaacatatatacacatatgaaaggaatttaaatggaatcATAATATAACAGAAGATAGAAATCTCCAATTAGACATACCTTACCAACAAGTAAAACTTCCAGCATCAAGCATGAGTttcatctaattgagttgttggtcaaaggagCCACTTGGAAACCTCAAAATGACCCAGGTTATTACCAAAGCTCTTGGTTGTACTCCACAAACTGAAGGTAAGGCTGTATTGCTGAAGAGAACACCTACATTTCATAGTACTAGGGGAATACGAAATACGATTAACAGAACAGAGTAATACAATTATTCATAATTAACATTCAGCTATACACAGATCAGTGTCTCATTCATTTATCATCATAGGAGCTTCCTCTTGCTTGAGTTGAGAACTAATACTGAGATCTACAATTAgataatgtgcagagagtgagagactttggtacactcagtcctaaatgggatgttcaTCAACTCCCCTTTGCTTAGGATTCAGGGAaccatgcagaagaggaggcagaaatattttaagagagagaagatATGGGTAACACATAGAAacaatgtcttccagacacaaaagGTTTGATGCTCATATGATATCATCTAGTCTGTGACAGCATTCACAGGCTTAATCCAAGTGTGGTTTTAGCATTTAGGAGGGGAAATGGACAGAATCTCAAATCctcaaccaagaagctatctccagttaaTAACCACTAGCAAGgcaaaatctgttttctccatcGCAGTCTCACTGCATATATAAAAAACCATAGTTAAGAGCAGGCCTAACATTAAAAAGCCAATACACATTACAACCTCAATGTGAAATTGtgtctgttattttttgtttctttggtttgtttttgtttatttttatgttttttttctcattgttttttttggaacattttttaaaatcttacttgtttttttcttttttgtaacagTTTCAAATTTTATGTCTTTATGGATTTTGTTTAAGagtatgttttataatttttcatagtgttcctttaaaattcttgtctgtttttgttcttattggtccccttgttttctaaagaaagagagaaagaagacatgaaatgGGATGGTTGGGGAGTTGGAGATGATCTcacaagagatagaagaaaggaaaccacaaaatatttaaaaccagaaTATATTTGAGTTTTCCATGACAAAAAGATTTTCTGTTGTTCTCCTGTAAAGTAAGGTGACTATACATAATAATTATATACTACACatgtcaaaaggaagaaaaaaggattttgaaTAATTTGATCAAGTAATGACATCTTTGTACAAAACATATTGTATAAACAAGTACAATGTATTTAATACAATAACATGTATTGAAATATTAACTGCTATTTACCAATGTAATATGAAATTAACatgcaaaaatgaaaatctttgtTTTCAATTGAACTTTTAAAGTTGAATAATAAATAccctaataaataataattttcttatattttgagattataatacaatcacataattttcccttctcttcctttgctctaaACCCTCATATGTACcatatctttctctctttgaaatTCATGGTCTGTTCCAGTAATTATAGTTTCatctttatatttctaaatacataaatactataTGCTAAGCCTATGTAATATTATTTGTCCTGATGTTTTCAAAGTTTACTCTTTTGTCTTGAATATCCAACTGGTATACTCTCCCCATCAATAGAAATGCTCTAGAAATACTATTTGTCTCAGTCTAAGCATGCCTTAGTTGCCAGTAATAGTTATACagaagcagcaacagcaacagcagcataacagtatttgtttttgctcttgttattttttttcttcttctgcttctcctcctcctcctcctcctccttcttcttctccttctactactactactac includes the following:
- the LOC114685046 gene encoding olfactory receptor 8H1-like, which produces MNSWNHTNKPDFILMGLTDSKEIQLVLSVLFLLIYLVTVLGNIGMMLIIRLNAQLHTPMYFFLTHLSFLDLSYSTAITPKTLETLMTSNKSISFMGCFTQMYFFVLFAATECFLLSSMAYDRYVAICNPLHYSFVMSSRFCSALLTGSYVLGAVDSTVNMICMHSLDFCKSNVIHDFFCETPPLIALSCSNTHDIEFIIFAFAGSTLLLSLITISVSYVSILSTILKINSTTGKQKAFSTCVSHILAVTIFYGTLIFTHLKSNKSFSLGKDQVASVFYTIVIPMLNPFIYSLRNKEVKCAVSRVIKKRERALDK